A stretch of Arachis hypogaea cultivar Tifrunner chromosome 15, arahy.Tifrunner.gnm2.J5K5, whole genome shotgun sequence DNA encodes these proteins:
- the LOC112750285 gene encoding LOW QUALITY PROTEIN: calcium-transporting ATPase 10, plasma membrane-type (The sequence of the model RefSeq protein was modified relative to this genomic sequence to represent the inferred CDS: deleted 1 base in 1 codon) → MIYANGSPHRPPLPDTDLEAGPPTARSGDFDDGDVSDPFDITRTKNAYIERLRRWRQAALVLNASRRFRYTLDLKKQEEKTQILRKIRAHAQAIRAAYLFKAAGDGQVIETTKPPAASAGEFPIGQEQLASVSREHDTVALQQYGGVAGISNLLKTNLEKGIHGDDADLLKRRNAFGSNDYPRKKGRSFWMFYVGCLQGSDFDYFNGSCSGFIGIGIKSEGIEEGWYDGGSIAFAVLGEALLFLLALCYILAYSMRKMMADKALVRRLSACETMGSVTTICSDKTGTLTMNQMTVVEAYAGGKKNDPPGNKSELSPKLHSLLIEGVAQNTNGSVFVPEGGNDVEVSGSPTEKAILHWGLEIGMNFDSTRSESSIIHVFPFNSEKKRGGVAVQTADSEVHIHWKGAAEIVLACCTRYIDANDQLIDMDEEKMVSFRKAIEDMAAESLRCVAIAYRTFEKENVPATEEERAHWSLPEDNLVLLAIVGLKDPCRPGVKDSVELCQKSGVKVKMVTGDNVKTAKAIAVECGILNSLAEATEPIIIEGKTFRAMTDAQRDEIAEAISVMGRSSPNDKLLLVQALRRKGHVVAVTGDGTNDAPALHEADIGLAMGIQGTEVAKESSDIIILDDNFASVVKVVRWGRCVYANIQKFIQFQLTVNVVALVINVVAAVSSGDVPLNAVQLLWVNLIMDTLGALALATEPPTDHLMDWPPVG, encoded by the exons ATGATTTACGCGAATGGCTCGCCGCACCGGCCGCCGCTTCCGGATACTGACTTGGAGGCGGGGCCTCCAACAGCACGCTCCGGCGACTTCGACGATGGCGATGTCTCTGATCCGTTTGACATCACCAGGACTAAGAACGCCTATATTGAGCGACTCAGACGATGGAGG cAAGCAGCACTGGTGCTTAATGCTTCTCGTCGATTTCGTTACACCTTGGACTTGAAAAAACAAGAAGAGAAGACACAAATATTGAGAAAGATTAGAGCTCATGCACAAGCCATTAGG GCAGCATATCTTTTCAAAGCAGCCGGGGATGGTCAAGTGATTG AAACCACAAAGCCTCCTGCGGCCTCTGCTGGTGAATTTCCAATTGGACAAGAGCAACTTGCTTCAGTTTCAAGG GAGCATGATACCGTTGCTCTTCAGCAATATGGAGGG GTTGCTGGGATATCAAATTTGTTGAAAACCAATTTAGAGAAGGGGATTCATGGTGATGATGCTGACTTACTAAAACGAAGGAATGCATTTGGTTCCAATGATTATCCtcgaaagaaaggaagaagtttCTGG ATGTTTTATGTGGGATGCTTGCAAGGATCTGACTTTGATTATTTTAATGGTAGCTGCAGCGGCTTCATTGGCATTGGGATAAAATCTGAG GGTATTGAGGAAGGATGGTATGATGGGGGAAGCATTGCTTTTGCAGTTTTGGGGGAGGCATTACTTTTTT tactGGCT CTATGTTATATCCTGGCCTACTCAATGAGGAAAATGATGGCGGATAAAGCTTTG GTGAGGAGGCTTTCCGCTTGTGAGACAATGGGCTCTGTAACAACCATTTGCAGTGATAAGACTGGCACGTTGACCATGAATCAG ATGACTGTGGTGGAGGCTTATGCTGGTGGGAAGAAGAATGATCCTCCTGGTAACAAGTCAGAGCTCTCTCCCAAGCTCCACTCTTTGCTCATTGAAGGTGTTGCACAGAACACTAATGGCAGTGTTTTTGTCCCTGAG GGTGGTAACGATGTTGAGGTTTCCGGATCACCAACAGAAAAGGCAATTTTACATTGGGGATTAGAG ATTGGGATGAACTTCGACTCTACTAGATCGGAATCATCAATTATTCACGTTTTCCCTTTCAATTCTGAGAAAAAACGAGGCGGAGTTGCAGTACAAACG GCTGACTCTGAAGTTCACATACACTGGAAAGGTGCTGCTGAGATTGTCCTAGCCTGCTGTACACGGTACATTGATGCAAATGACCAGTTGATAGACATGGATGAGGAAAAG ATGGTATCTTTCAGAAAAGCTATTGAAGACATGGCTGCCGAGAGTTTACGTTGTGTTGCCATTGCATATAGAACATTTGAAAAGGAGAATGTTCCAGCCACTGAAGAAGAACGGGCTCACTGGTCTTTACCAGAAGATAATCTTGTTTTGTTAGCTATTGTTGGTCTGAAG GATCCTTGTCGACCTGGAGTCAAAGATTCAGTGGAgctttgccaaaaatctggggttAAG GTAAAAATGGTCACTGGTGACAATGTCAAAACTGCAAAAGCAATTGCTGTGGAGTGTGGAATACTTAATTCCCTTGCTGAAGCTACAGAGCCAATCATCATTGAAGGAAAAACTTTTCGTGCCATGACAGATGCACAGAGAGATGAAATAGCTGAAGCAATATCA GTTATGGGACGGTCATCTCCTAATGACAAATTATTACTTGTGCAAGCATTGAGGAGGAAGGGACATGTTGTGGCTGTAACTGGGGATGGAACAAATGATGCTCCTGCACTACATGAG GCTGATATAGGTCTTGCAATGGGTATTCAAGGAACTGAAGTTGCAAAAGAAAGCTCTGATATTATTATTTTGGATGACAATTTTGCTTCAGTTGTAAAG GTTGTGAGATGGGGACGTTGTGTGTATGCAAATATTCAGAAATTTATCCAGTTTCAGCTTACAGTAAATGTAGTAGCTCTTGTTATAAATGTTGTTGCTGCTGTTTCCTCTGGTGATGTCCCACTGAATGCAGTGCAG CTTTTGTGGGTAAATCTTATCATGGATACTTTGGGAGCACTAGCATTGGCAACTGAACCACCAACTGATCACCTTATGGATTGGCCTCCAGTGGGCTGA